A single Fusobacterium hominis DNA region contains:
- a CDS encoding dTMP kinase, whose amino-acid sequence MGKLIVIEGTDSSGKETQTKKLYERLLSEGKNVRKISFPNYDSPACEPVKMYLAGKFGDNASKVNPYPISTMYAIDRYASYKMDWGNFLQNGGIIITDRYTTSNMVHQASKIEDKEEKEKYLQWLEDLEYNKMELPKPDMVIFLNMPTDMAAKLMAERKNKITGESQKDIHEKNKEYLKKSYDNACEIAKKYNWQEIKCVNKELKSIEDIGEEIYNLVSSLLK is encoded by the coding sequence ATGGGAAAACTTATAGTTATAGAAGGAACAGACTCAAGTGGAAAAGAAACACAAACTAAAAAACTATACGAAAGACTTTTAAGCGAAGGAAAAAATGTCAGAAAAATATCTTTTCCAAACTATGATAGTCCAGCTTGTGAACCTGTTAAAATGTATCTTGCAGGTAAATTTGGAGACAATGCAAGTAAGGTTAATCCTTATCCAATATCTACTATGTATGCAATAGATAGATATGCTTCTTATAAAATGGATTGGGGTAATTTTCTGCAAAATGGTGGAATTATTATAACAGACAGATACACAACTTCAAATATGGTTCATCAAGCTTCAAAAATAGAAGATAAAGAAGAAAAAGAAAAATACTTACAATGGCTAGAAGATCTTGAGTATAACAAGATGGAGCTTCCAAAACCAGACATGGTTATATTTTTAAATATGCCAACTGATATGGCAGCAAAATTAATGGCTGAAAGAAAAAATAAGATAACAGGAGAAAGTCAAAAAGATATACATGAAAAAAATAAAGAATACTTAAAAAAATCTTATGACAATGCCTGTGAAATAGCTAAAAAATATAATTGGCAAGAGATAAAATGCGTGAACAAAGAACTAAAAAGTATAGAGGATATAGGGGAAGAGATTTATAATCTAGTATCTTCACTACTTAAATAG
- a CDS encoding M50 family metallopeptidase: protein MNILIAILVLGVIIFIHELGHFAAAKFFKMPVSEFAIGMGPQVYSYDTMKTTYSLRAIPIGGFVNIEGMDIDSEVEDGFNTKPAYARFIVLIAGVFMNFLLAFIVLFITVYSNGMYKPETKPIIGEVFPDTAASKYIKAGDKILDIDGNAITQWKDIGATITKVTKDNKEIDNIVVTLEREGQAQTLDVPLTKDPNEDRKILGVVPKFIKEPISIGEAAKLSVKSGVKIFTDTLNGLKMIVTGKVKTKELTGPIGIIKVVGDASNQGVSVVLWLMALISVNIGVLNLLPFPALDGGRLIFVILEMVGVKINKKVEERVHIAGMIFLFGLIIFITTNDIFNLVK, encoded by the coding sequence ATGAATATATTAATCGCAATTTTGGTGTTAGGAGTAATAATATTTATTCATGAACTTGGGCATTTTGCAGCTGCAAAGTTTTTTAAGATGCCAGTAAGTGAATTTGCAATAGGTATGGGGCCACAAGTTTATTCCTATGACACAATGAAGACAACATACTCATTAAGAGCAATTCCAATTGGCGGATTTGTAAATATTGAAGGTATGGATATAGATAGCGAAGTAGAAGATGGATTTAATACAAAGCCAGCATATGCAAGATTTATAGTTTTAATTGCTGGAGTTTTTATGAATTTTCTACTTGCTTTTATAGTACTATTTATAACAGTATATTCTAATGGAATGTACAAACCAGAAACAAAACCAATAATAGGTGAAGTATTTCCAGATACAGCAGCAAGTAAATATATTAAAGCTGGTGATAAAATTTTAGATATTGATGGAAATGCTATTACACAGTGGAAAGATATAGGAGCTACAATTACAAAAGTAACAAAGGATAATAAAGAAATAGATAACATTGTAGTTACTTTAGAAAGAGAGGGTCAAGCTCAAACTTTAGATGTACCATTGACAAAAGACCCAAATGAAGATAGAAAAATATTAGGTGTGGTTCCAAAGTTTATAAAAGAACCAATTTCAATTGGAGAAGCTGCAAAACTTAGTGTAAAAAGTGGAGTTAAAATATTTACTGATACATTAAATGGCTTAAAAATGATAGTTACAGGAAAAGTAAAGACTAAAGAACTTACTGGACCAATAGGAATAATAAAAGTAGTAGGAGATGCTTCAAATCAAGGAGTATCTGTTGTATTATGGCTAATGGCATTGATCTCTGTAAATATAGGTGTATTAAATCTGTTACCTTTTCCAGCCTTAGATGGAGGAAGATTAATATTTGTAATACTTGAAATGGTAGGGGTAAAGATCAACAAAAAAGTTGAAGAACGTGTACACATAGCAGGAATGATTTTCTTATTTGGTCTAATTATTTTCATAACGACAAATGATATTTTTAATCTTGTAAAATAA
- a CDS encoding peptidylprolyl isomerase: MAIRKFRKYMKPFIWFITIAFVLSTAIVGIMSMKNTHSRIDNYAFKLNGKKIQKIELERTNATLNQNFSKYLGPNMDRDMVEVIAFDELLNKKLTLEIADELHVKVSNSEVNAQYEAVEKSIGDKEQFKRMLAAQGFTKKTFKMELEESLLVQKTFAKIAESIKPTDAELEKFYNENKYTRFNGQTFEEAKKSVTESLVQFETMEKYFTLLEQKRAQAKIEDVNEAYVKYEPKVVIDKDGYKVTNVDIAKKTMANMALNESKEVAEQKAKEYYEKQIDFITKAKSQGIVVDSNLPIDYQISLYQKDMYDKLREAVKPTEAQLQTFFKENSLRYDTFPTAKADIAVVKVEPSQADKDAAKVKAENLLKDLTPANFAEKAKENSNGPSAPNGGQLGWFAKGDMVEPFEKAVFDGKVGEIYPVPVETTFGYHLIYVEDRDDKAGRAKASHILLIPQISENTLKEKTQSLDGLKEKLANGEITFQDAGKNRGDIVQSGVYDINNAGYISGLGYNDVLADAILKAPLNQIEIMQGKGADLYIFKKLEEVKYKKATFDEVKDRVLQDYKTTEAQKQMAQYM, from the coding sequence ATGGCAATCAGAAAATTTCGTAAATACATGAAACCATTTATCTGGTTTATTACTATAGCTTTTGTACTTTCAACAGCTATAGTTGGAATTATGAGTATGAAAAATACCCATAGTAGAATAGATAACTATGCCTTTAAATTAAATGGTAAAAAGATACAAAAGATTGAATTAGAAAGAACAAATGCAACTTTAAATCAAAACTTTTCTAAATATTTAGGTCCTAATATGGATAGAGATATGGTAGAAGTTATAGCTTTTGATGAGCTTTTAAATAAAAAGTTAACTTTAGAAATAGCTGATGAATTACACGTTAAAGTTTCAAATAGTGAAGTAAATGCACAATATGAAGCTGTGGAAAAATCAATTGGAGATAAAGAACAATTTAAAAGAATGTTAGCAGCACAAGGTTTTACTAAGAAAACTTTTAAAATGGAATTAGAAGAAAGTCTTTTAGTTCAAAAAACTTTTGCTAAAATTGCAGAAAGTATTAAACCTACTGATGCAGAACTTGAAAAATTTTACAATGAAAATAAGTATACAAGATTTAATGGTCAAACTTTTGAAGAGGCTAAAAAATCTGTAACTGAAAGTCTTGTACAATTTGAAACAATGGAAAAATACTTTACTCTTCTTGAACAAAAAAGAGCACAAGCTAAGATAGAAGATGTTAACGAAGCATATGTTAAATATGAGCCGAAAGTAGTTATAGACAAAGATGGTTATAAAGTAACTAATGTTGATATTGCTAAAAAAACAATGGCTAATATGGCTTTAAATGAAAGTAAAGAAGTAGCAGAACAAAAGGCAAAAGAGTATTATGAAAAACAGATTGACTTTATTACAAAAGCCAAATCACAAGGTATTGTTGTAGATAGCAACTTACCAATAGATTATCAAATAAGTCTATATCAAAAAGATATGTATGACAAACTAAGAGAAGCAGTAAAACCTACTGAAGCTCAATTGCAAACTTTCTTTAAAGAAAATTCTCTTAGATATGATACTTTCCCTACAGCAAAAGCTGATATAGCTGTAGTAAAAGTTGAACCTTCACAAGCAGATAAAGATGCAGCTAAAGTAAAAGCTGAAAATCTTTTAAAAGATTTAACACCAGCAAATTTTGCTGAAAAAGCAAAAGAAAATTCAAATGGTCCAAGTGCTCCAAATGGAGGACAACTTGGGTGGTTTGCAAAAGGGGATATGGTTGAACCTTTTGAAAAAGCTGTATTTGATGGAAAAGTTGGTGAAATTTATCCTGTTCCAGTTGAGACAACATTTGGATATCACTTAATCTATGTTGAAGATAGAGATGATAAAGCAGGAAGAGCTAAAGCTAGCCATATACTTTTAATACCTCAAATATCTGAAAATACTTTAAAGGAAAAGACACAAAGTCTTGATGGATTAAAAGAGAAGCTTGCTAATGGAGAAATAACTTTCCAAGATGCTGGAAAAAATAGAGGAGATATAGTTCAAAGTGGAGTTTATGATATAAACAATGCTGGATATATATCTGGACTAGGTTATAATGATGTATTAGCAGATGCTATATTAAAAGCACCTCTAAATCAAATTGAAATTATGCAAGGAAAAGGTGCTGATCTTTATATATTTAAAAAACTTGAAGAAGTAAAATATAAGAAAGCTACTTTTGATGAAGTAAAAGACAGAGTATTACAAGATTACAAAACAACTGAAGCTCAAAAACAAATGGCTCAATATATGTAA
- the dxr gene encoding 1-deoxy-D-xylulose-5-phosphate reductoisomerase, with translation MKKIIVLGSTGSIGTNALEIIRHSEGEFELVGISGHKNHKLLIEQIREFKPKYVSVGTKEGYEKIREEFPELTVYLGEEGLKELAGVKEYDILLTAVSGAVGIEATVEGIKNEKRIALANKETMVAAGPYINKLLKQYPKACIIPVDSEHSAIFQSLLGGKRDEVKKIIITASGGTFRGKTLEDLKDVTVEQALKHPNWSMGRKITIDSSTLVNKGLEVIEAHELFGVSYDDIEVVVHPQSIIHSMVEFKDRAVIAQLGAPDMKLPIQYAFTYPERKVNEVIEPLDFFKLNGLTFERPNTKVFKGIELAFRAGRIGNTMPAVLNAANEAAVDMFLRGKIKFLTIYEILERAMERHIPVEIESVELIKKIDKETRNWVYKEYER, from the coding sequence ATGAAGAAGATAATTGTGTTGGGTTCTACTGGAAGTATTGGAACTAATGCACTAGAGATAATAAGACATTCTGAAGGTGAATTTGAACTTGTAGGGATTAGTGGACATAAAAATCACAAACTTTTAATAGAACAAATAAGAGAGTTTAAACCTAAGTATGTATCAGTAGGAACAAAAGAGGGATATGAAAAGATAAGAGAAGAATTTCCAGAATTAACTGTATATTTAGGTGAAGAAGGATTAAAAGAACTAGCTGGAGTAAAAGAATATGATATATTACTAACAGCAGTAAGTGGAGCAGTTGGAATAGAAGCAACTGTAGAAGGAATAAAAAATGAAAAGAGAATAGCTCTTGCCAATAAAGAAACAATGGTTGCAGCAGGACCATATATAAATAAACTTTTAAAACAATATCCAAAAGCTTGTATAATACCAGTTGACAGTGAGCATTCAGCAATTTTTCAATCACTTTTAGGTGGAAAAAGAGATGAAGTAAAAAAAATAATAATTACTGCTAGCGGAGGAACCTTTAGAGGGAAGACATTAGAAGATTTAAAAGATGTAACTGTAGAACAAGCACTAAAACACCCAAATTGGTCTATGGGAAGAAAAATAACTATTGATTCTTCAACTTTAGTAAATAAAGGATTAGAAGTTATTGAAGCTCATGAATTGTTTGGAGTGAGTTATGACGATATAGAAGTAGTAGTTCACCCACAAAGTATTATTCATTCTATGGTAGAATTTAAAGATAGAGCTGTAATTGCACAATTAGGTGCTCCAGATATGAAACTTCCTATTCAATATGCTTTTACTTATCCAGAAAGAAAAGTAAATGAAGTAATAGAACCATTAGACTTTTTTAAATTAAATGGACTTACATTTGAAAGACCTAATACAAAAGTTTTTAAAGGAATAGAGTTGGCATTTAGGGCAGGAAGAATAGGAAATACTATGCCAGCAGTTTTAAATGCAGCAAATGAAGCAGCAGTTGATATGTTTTTAAGAGGAAAAATTAAATTTTTAACTATATATGAAATTTTAGAAAGAGCAATGGAAAGACACATACCAGTTGAAATTGAAAGCGTAGAACTTATAAAAAAGATAGATAAAGAAACAAGAAACTGGGTGTATAAAGAGTATGAAAGGTAG
- a CDS encoding sigma-54-dependent transcriptional regulator, which translates to MKNAILAISERKETLKQIRKELSEQYEIITFNNLLDALDMLRESDFDIILLDEYLTWFNFAEAKRKLSGLGKDFVVVGLLENETEDAIEELKAADIYNYLVKPVELKEMNRIILPALKNLEILKEKRKLEDKLSTLEEDSEIVGQSPRIKDVKTLVDKVAESDLAVLITGENGLGKEIVAKEIYKKSDRRKNNYIVVSCASIPEENMERELFGFERGAFTGANSSKKGLLEEADGGTIFLDDISAMDIKSQAKLLKVIEYGELKRVGGNKTRRVDVRFIASSNKDLKEETEKGRFRKDLYHRLTAFPIEVPPLRERKEDIPLLANYFLNKVVRELHRDTPVISGEAMKYLMEYSYPGNIRELKNMIERMVILSTDKVIDVEDLPLEIKMKADTVENKTVVGVGPLKDILEQEIYSLAEVEKVVIAIALQKTRWNKQETSKLLGIGRTTLYEKIRKYGLDFK; encoded by the coding sequence ATGAAAAATGCTATTTTAGCAATTTCAGAAAGAAAAGAAACACTTAAACAGATAAGAAAAGAACTTTCAGAGCAATACGAAATAATCACATTTAACAATCTTTTAGATGCTTTGGATATGTTAAGAGAAAGTGATTTTGATATTATTTTATTAGATGAATACTTAACATGGTTTAACTTTGCAGAAGCAAAAAGAAAATTAAGCGGATTAGGAAAAGACTTTGTTGTAGTAGGATTGTTAGAAAATGAAACTGAAGACGCTATTGAAGAGTTAAAAGCAGCTGATATTTATAATTATCTTGTAAAACCAGTTGAATTAAAAGAAATGAACAGAATAATTCTTCCAGCTCTTAAAAATCTTGAAATCTTAAAAGAAAAGAGAAAATTAGAAGATAAATTATCAACATTAGAAGAAGATAGCGAAATTGTTGGACAATCTCCTAGAATCAAAGATGTAAAAACTTTAGTTGATAAAGTTGCAGAAAGTGATTTAGCTGTATTAATTACTGGAGAAAATGGACTAGGAAAAGAAATTGTAGCTAAAGAAATCTATAAGAAAAGTGACAGAAGAAAAAATAACTATATAGTTGTAAGTTGTGCTTCTATTCCTGAAGAAAATATGGAAAGAGAACTATTTGGTTTTGAAAGAGGAGCATTTACTGGAGCTAACTCTAGTAAAAAAGGACTTTTAGAAGAAGCAGATGGAGGAACAATATTCTTAGATGATATTTCAGCTATGGATATAAAATCTCAAGCAAAACTTTTAAAAGTTATTGAATATGGAGAACTAAAAAGAGTTGGTGGAAACAAAACAAGAAGAGTAGATGTAAGATTTATCGCATCTTCAAATAAAGATCTTAAGGAAGAAACAGAAAAAGGAAGATTTAGAAAAGATCTATATCATAGATTGACAGCTTTCCCTATTGAAGTTCCACCTTTAAGAGAAAGAAAAGAAGATATACCTCTATTAGCTAATTACTTCTTAAATAAAGTAGTAAGAGAATTACACAGAGATACTCCTGTAATTTCTGGAGAAGCTATGAAATATTTAATGGAATATTCATATCCAGGAAATATAAGAGAACTTAAAAATATGATAGAAAGAATGGTAATTTTATCTACTGATAAAGTAATAGATGTAGAAGATCTACCATTAGAGATCAAAATGAAAGCAGATACTGTAGAAAATAAAACTGTTGTAGGTGTTGGACCATTAAAAGACATACTAGAACAAGAAATCTATAGCCTTGCTGAAGTTGAAAAAGTTGTTATTGCAATTGCACTTCAAAAAACTAGATGGAACAAGCAAGAAACATCTAAACTTTTAGGAATTGGAAGAACAACTCTATATGAAAAAATAAGAAAATATGGTTTAGATTTCAAATAG
- a CDS encoding phosphatidate cytidylyltransferase, giving the protein MLSRILIAIVGIPLLVYLLYTGGFPLFLFTEVIVLIGVHEFYQMAEIGGKKPNKIIGMITAFLIPLAVYLDQAKILAVGTETVISLGIIAVMTLRVLKNRVENASTDIGETLVGALYPAVLFSHCILISYLPNGGKWLVTAQVMVWVCDSFAYFTGLAIGRKIFNRGFNSISPKKSIEGSIGGTVATILSLWIMDKYLGLVPDRMSLITVIIFGLFISAVAQIGDLGESMFKREFKVKDSGTILKGHGGILDRFDSMLFVAPVMYYLLKLMIL; this is encoded by the coding sequence ATGTTAAGTAGAATATTGATCGCTATAGTTGGTATTCCTTTATTGGTTTATCTGTTATATACTGGTGGATTTCCACTGTTTCTATTTACAGAAGTAATCGTTTTGATAGGAGTTCATGAATTTTATCAAATGGCTGAAATAGGTGGTAAAAAGCCAAATAAAATTATAGGAATGATAACAGCTTTTTTAATTCCATTAGCTGTGTATTTAGATCAAGCTAAGATTCTGGCAGTAGGAACAGAAACAGTAATATCTCTAGGAATTATAGCAGTTATGACTCTAAGAGTCTTAAAAAATAGAGTTGAAAATGCAAGTACCGATATAGGAGAAACACTTGTAGGAGCATTATATCCAGCTGTATTATTTTCTCACTGTATATTAATTAGTTATCTTCCAAATGGAGGAAAATGGTTAGTAACAGCTCAAGTAATGGTGTGGGTATGTGATAGTTTTGCTTACTTTACAGGGCTAGCTATAGGTAGAAAGATATTCAACAGAGGCTTTAATAGTATAAGTCCTAAAAAATCAATTGAAGGATCAATTGGTGGAACTGTGGCTACTATTTTATCACTTTGGATAATGGATAAATATCTTGGACTTGTACCTGATAGAATGAGTTTAATCACTGTAATTATATTTGGATTATTTATAAGTGCAGTAGCTCAAATAGGTGATCTTGGAGAATCTATGTTTAAAAGAGAATTTAAGGTTAAAGATTCAGGAACAATATTAAAAGGACACGGTGGAATTTTAGACAGATTCGATAGTATGCTGTTTGTAGCACCTGTTATGTATTATTTATTAAAACTAATGATTTTATAA
- the dnaG gene encoding DNA primase, which translates to MQYKSEDIEMLIDSLKIEEVVGEFVELHKSGASYKGLCPFHPDTTPSFMVSPSKNICKCFVCGAGGNPITFYARYKKISFIEAVEELSKKYNVPVKISKNNYRKQENNEKYYEIMREAHKFFQESIFSNAGREALEYLSGREVTPKIIRENGLGFAPNRWSDLHDHLIGKGYESKDLLTLGLIKEGENGSDYDAFRNRIIFPIYSIQGEVIAFGGRTLEKDKDTPKYINSPDTPIFKKGKNLYGLERSSIVRKKNYAMLMEGYMDVLSAYLYGFNVALAPLGTALTDEQGMLLKRYTQNVILCFDSDGPGQMATERAGLILKSLGFSIRVLQLEGAKDPDEYLKHYGRDSFLKCVKNSMEIFDFLFKYYSKEYDFTNLMSKQNFINRFKDFFQCVDTELEKFLYLDKLSKQLDIDKDVLKETLIDKNIKKSRKFDEDLVNIGRELKDNIISRVERDTLFVCLARREYFKYFKEKNVKGSLTRKVFDYLEEHSDEKAKTIVNEFPEAVELTESELEEWQLVICSLLEDFSDEDKIHELLVETFLSWFKQEIKISYENVKTLDLFAGLRMTQAIRELEEQLGTAGDFDKILEIYKKFKQLLDLEVNLEEAQ; encoded by the coding sequence ATGCAGTATAAATCTGAAGATATTGAGATGCTAATAGATTCACTAAAAATAGAAGAGGTAGTTGGAGAATTTGTAGAACTACACAAATCAGGAGCAAGTTATAAGGGACTATGTCCATTTCACCCTGATACGACGCCGTCTTTTATGGTGAGTCCAAGTAAAAACATATGTAAATGCTTCGTTTGTGGAGCTGGTGGTAACCCTATTACTTTTTATGCACGGTATAAAAAGATTAGTTTTATAGAAGCTGTGGAAGAACTTTCAAAAAAATATAATGTTCCAGTTAAAATTTCCAAAAATAATTATAGGAAACAAGAGAACAATGAAAAATATTATGAGATTATGAGAGAAGCTCATAAATTTTTTCAAGAGAGTATTTTTTCAAATGCTGGACGAGAAGCACTTGAGTATCTCAGTGGAAGAGAAGTAACTCCAAAGATAATACGAGAAAATGGATTGGGATTTGCTCCAAATAGATGGAGTGATCTGCATGACCATTTAATAGGCAAAGGATATGAATCTAAAGATCTTTTGACTCTTGGTCTTATAAAAGAGGGAGAAAATGGATCTGACTATGATGCTTTTAGAAATAGGATAATATTTCCTATTTATTCAATTCAGGGAGAAGTAATTGCATTTGGAGGTCGTACTTTAGAAAAAGATAAAGATACTCCAAAGTATATTAACTCACCAGATACTCCAATATTTAAAAAAGGAAAAAATCTGTACGGACTTGAAAGAAGTAGCATAGTAAGAAAGAAAAATTATGCAATGCTTATGGAAGGTTATATGGATGTGCTCTCAGCATATCTATACGGATTTAATGTTGCATTAGCACCATTAGGAACAGCTCTTACTGATGAACAAGGAATGCTGTTAAAAAGATACACTCAAAATGTCATTTTATGTTTTGATTCTGATGGACCAGGACAGATGGCAACAGAAAGAGCAGGACTTATATTAAAAAGTCTTGGCTTTAGTATACGTGTATTACAACTTGAAGGAGCTAAAGATCCAGATGAGTATTTAAAACACTATGGAAGAGATAGTTTTCTTAAATGTGTAAAAAATTCAATGGAGATTTTTGATTTTCTATTTAAATATTACTCAAAAGAGTATGATTTTACCAATCTCATGTCGAAACAAAATTTCATAAATCGATTTAAAGATTTCTTTCAATGTGTTGATACAGAACTAGAGAAATTTTTATATTTGGATAAGTTATCTAAGCAGTTAGATATTGACAAAGATGTGCTAAAAGAAACCTTGATAGATAAAAATATAAAAAAATCAAGGAAATTTGATGAAGACTTGGTAAATATAGGTAGAGAGCTTAAAGACAATATTATATCAAGGGTAGAGAGAGATACTTTATTTGTATGTTTAGCAAGACGTGAATATTTTAAATATTTCAAAGAAAAAAATGTAAAAGGGTCTTTAACTAGAAAAGTATTTGATTATCTAGAAGAACATTCTGATGAAAAAGCTAAGACTATTGTAAACGAATTTCCTGAAGCTGTAGAGCTTACAGAATCAGAACTAGAAGAATGGCAATTGGTCATATGTTCATTATTAGAAGATTTTTCAGATGAGGATAAAATACATGAACTCTTAGTTGAAACCTTTTTATCGTGGTTTAAACAAGAAATAAAGATAAGTTATGAAAATGTAAAAACTTTAGATTTATTTGCTGGACTCAGAATGACCCAGGCTATTAGAGAACTGGAAGAACAGCTGGGAACTGCGGGTGATTTTGATAAAATACTGGAAATTTACAAAAAATTTAAACAACTACTTGATCTAGAAGTTAATTTAGAGGAGGCTCAGTAA
- a CDS encoding isoprenyl transferase, with protein sequence MKNQVPDHIAIIMDGNGRWAKKRGLPRTLGHREGAASLRKVITHAAELGVKYLTVYAFSTENWKRSQEEVSALMFLFKSYIKNEEKNIMKNNIRFMVSGRTDNVSPTLLKAIHQLEEKSSKNTGLTFNIAFNYGGRAEIIDAVNKVIKSGAENITEEEFGKYLYNNLPDPELLIRTSGEMRISNFLLWQIAYSEIYITDTLWPDFDEAELEKAIENFNKRDRRFGGVK encoded by the coding sequence ATGAAAAACCAAGTACCTGACCATATTGCAATAATTATGGACGGAAATGGCAGATGGGCAAAAAAACGAGGTCTTCCAAGGACTTTAGGTCATAGAGAGGGAGCCGCATCTCTTAGAAAAGTAATAACTCATGCAGCAGAACTAGGAGTAAAATATCTTACAGTTTATGCATTTTCAACTGAAAACTGGAAAAGAAGCCAGGAAGAAGTAAGTGCATTGATGTTTCTTTTTAAGAGCTATATAAAAAACGAAGAAAAAAATATAATGAAAAACAATATAAGATTTATGGTATCAGGACGTACTGATAATGTTAGTCCTACACTATTAAAAGCAATTCATCAGTTAGAAGAAAAAAGTTCTAAAAATACAGGACTTACTTTTAATATAGCTTTCAACTATGGTGGACGTGCTGAAATAATTGATGCTGTAAATAAAGTTATTAAATCTGGAGCGGAGAATATTACAGAAGAAGAATTTGGAAAATATCTATATAATAATCTACCAGATCCAGAGTTACTTATTAGAACAAGTGGGGAAATGAGAATATCAAATTTTTTGTTATGGCAAATAGCTTATTCAGAGATTTATATTACAGATACCCTTTGGCCTGATTTTGATGAAGCAGAATTGGAAAAAGCAATTGAAAACTTTAACAAAAGAGACAGAAGATTCGGAGGGGTAAAATAA
- the rpoD gene encoding RNA polymerase sigma factor RpoD, whose amino-acid sequence MKDKRITYEEINNSLKDDFPVDKIERLISGMMDQGIEIVREEDLINEEKIKDEIKAKGKKKRAVKETKEPKEKKTAAKKTKKKKEEVEDEEEEDIEIFEEDSDHDHDVESFSFEDEDFGEDEEEFDDNSIEEKVDKFDDDEEIDHFNPDDLEDINDDELINDDLFTIQGDMKVDEPIKMYLREIGQIPLLTHEEEVEYAKRALEGDEWASQQLVEANLRLVVSIAKKHTNRGLKLLDLIQEGNIGLMKAVEKFEYTKGYKFSTYATWWIRQAITRAIADQGRTIRIPVHMIETINKIKKEARIYLQETGKDATQEVLAERLGMEVEKVKAIQEMNQDPISLETPVGSEEDSELGDFVEDQKMLNPYELTNRSLLREQLDSVLNTLSSREEKVLRYRYGLDDGSPKTLEEVGKIFKVTRERIRQIEVKALRKLRHPSRRKKLEDFKV is encoded by the coding sequence ATGAAAGACAAACGTATTACATACGAGGAAATAAATAACAGCCTTAAAGATGATTTCCCTGTGGACAAAATTGAAAGATTAATAAGTGGAATGATGGACCAAGGGATTGAAATTGTAAGAGAAGAAGATTTAATCAATGAAGAAAAAATCAAAGATGAGATTAAGGCTAAAGGCAAAAAGAAAAGAGCAGTTAAAGAAACAAAAGAACCTAAAGAAAAGAAAACAGCTGCTAAAAAGACAAAAAAGAAAAAAGAAGAAGTAGAAGATGAAGAAGAGGAAGATATAGAAATCTTCGAAGAGGACAGTGACCACGATCATGACGTAGAATCCTTTTCATTTGAAGATGAGGATTTCGGCGAAGATGAGGAGGAATTTGACGACAATTCTATAGAAGAAAAAGTCGACAAATTCGATGACGATGAAGAGATTGATCATTTTAATCCAGATGATTTAGAAGACATTAATGATGATGAACTAATAAATGACGATCTATTTACTATCCAAGGAGATATGAAAGTGGACGAACCAATAAAAATGTATCTTCGTGAGATTGGACAAATTCCCCTATTAACTCATGAAGAAGAAGTGGAATATGCCAAAAGAGCACTTGAAGGGGACGAATGGGCAAGTCAACAATTAGTAGAGGCTAACTTAAGACTAGTTGTAAGTATAGCTAAAAAACATACTAATAGAGGACTTAAACTTTTAGATCTAATTCAAGAAGGTAATATAGGACTTATGAAAGCTGTTGAAAAATTTGAATATACTAAAGGATATAAATTTTCAACATATGCAACATGGTGGATTAGACAGGCAATAACAAGAGCTATAGCTGATCAAGGTAGAACTATTAGAATACCAGTTCATATGATCGAAACTATTAATAAGATAAAGAAAGAAGCACGTATTTATCTTCAAGAGACAGGAAAAGATGCAACTCAAGAAGTTTTAGCTGAAAGACTTGGAATGGAAGTTGAAAAGGTAAAAGCAATACAAGAGATGAATCAAGATCCAATATCTTTAGAAACACCAGTTGGAAGTGAAGAAGATAGTGAACTTGGAGATTTCGTAGAAGATCAAAAGATGCTAAATCCTTATGAACTTACAAATAGATCACTTTTAAGAGAGCAATTAGATAGCGTGCTAAATACACTATCAAGTAGAGAAGAGAAAGTCTTAAGATATAGATATGGTTTAGATGATGGTTCACCTAAAACTCTTGAAGAAGTTGGAAAAATATTTAAAGTCACTAGAGAAAGAATCAGACAAATTGAAGTCAAGGCTTTGAGAAAATTGAGACATCCAAGCAGAAGAAAAAAACTGGAGGACTTCAAAGTATAA